AAAGCCACTACATATTTTCTCCCTGTAACCAAGACAACACAGACATTGAATATTACACCACGGCTTCCCATAAAGACAAACAAATTGGGACGGTTGCTGGGTTCGATTTCCAATAATTCATACTGTGACCCACATAAGGTTACCTGGTCTCCAAATTATTTCAATAGGCTAacctaatgtaaaaaaaaaaaaaaaacattccttaaATCCTGTAATTCTGTGTAAAAGAAAATCAGCACCAGCCAGGGTCTAGCACAACACTCCCCTGGCTATGGCACCCACAAGATCCCATTTCAAGGCCGAGCACAGTAGAGGAATGACAAAACCATCCCCGCACAACCCAGACTCACATAAAACCAAGATACTTTGGGACTGCACTACTGATCTCAGTCCAGAATACAGAACTGGGCCTGATCTTACCTGCTCTCCAGAAGTTGTCTgacctttttttcttaatgaagATGAAGCACAGGCATAAAGACAatatgaggatgaggatgacaGTGCTGGTTCTCCCTGTAAAAAGATGGTTTTAAAATTTTTGATTCTGCGCATTTTTTATTGCTTAAAGAACATAGCTTCATAACTTAACATGCATTCATCTCAAATACACTTATGTAAATTATATGTATTTAGATTTCTTCCCACTTGTCTGAACATACAAGCGATGTGAGGATAGACAGACATGGTGGTATCTGGTGGGACAGGCACGCTTGTTACCtgggatgaataaaaaaaaacaaaaaacataattagACACAGACTTGTCTTTTAATTGAAAATTTAATGTGCAACAACAAAAATTTAAtgtgcaacaacaaaaaaatttgtaaaattaCAGCATCTTTGACTCTTCTGGAAAGACGGagtgtatagaatttttttttgtacattattcTTCCATTGGTGCTTTATGCACTAGTGTGCAGGTCTGTAGCTTCTGGCTCGGCAGAATGTTGGCAACTTCCAATTTGTCCTAATACCACGAACAGACAACCGTGGAATATATAGTAGGGAGGACATTACACAGTTGCACTTAATGCCCTGGAATTTTACTGAGCTCCTGAGAGCGACTCGTTCTTTTTCACAGATGTTTGCAGGAGCGTTCTGCCTTCCTAGGTGCATTGTTTAAGGAACTGAAAAAACACTTACCAGTTTTGCTGAAGTTGGCTGTGGtttagacagaaaaaaaaagaaatatgaaaacCTTTGAAACAGGTCGAAGCTGATTGTAGAAatagtaattaaaataaaattacagcaTCTTTGACTCTTCTGGAAAGACGGagtgtatagattttttttttgtacattattcTTCCATCGGTGCTTTATGCACTAGTGTGCAGGTCTGTAGCTTCTGGCTCGGCAGAATGTTGGCAACTTCCAATTTGTCCTAATACCACGAACAGACGACCGTGGAATATATAGTAGGGAGGACATTACACAGTTGGACTTAATGCCCTGGAACACTTACCATTATTGCTGAAGTTGGCTGTGGtttagacagaaaaaaaaaagaaatatgaaaacCTTTAAAACAGGTCGAAGCTGATTGTACAAatagtaattaaaataaaattaaataggCAACTGTGAATTTAACTCTATGTAGAAATACTGTGGCATTAACATGCACAACTAAAAAGGATTAGCAAATTGAACACATTTAACAGGTATTCCATAGTTCCATAGATTATTCTTCCATCTGTGCTTAATGCACTAGTGTGCAGGAAGGGGCCGTCCCCAATCTGTTCCCACAAACTGTCACAGCACCAGGACCGACCTCCAACCAGCAGACTGGGCGCAGACGCCCCCGGAAGAACCGCCCACCCAATAAACTAACGAAGTAATCTGACTCCATGAAAGTCTTGGTGATAAAAGGTCTGAATGGAGCTGCTCAGCCATGGAAACCCATTCCATGAAACTGTCTTGAGATAATCTGAAGGCCACACAAACTTTGCAGGTCTGTAGCTTCTGGCTCGGCAGAATGTTGGCAACTTCCAATTTGTCCTAATACCACGAACACACAACCATGGAATATATAGTAGGGAGGACATTACACAGTTTGACTTAATGCCCTGGAACACTTACCATTATTGCTGAAGTTGGCTGTGGtttagacagaaaaaaaaaagaaatatgaaaacCTTTGAAACAGGTCGAAGCTGATTGTACAAAtagtaattaaaacaaaattaaataggCAACTGTGAATTGAGCTCTATGTAGAAATACTGTTGCATTAACATGCGCAATTtgctaaaacacatttaacagGTATTCCATAGTTTACTGGAAACTTTACATTCAGTGATTGTGTTTTAAGGGGAATCTTTAGCACGGCTGGCACTGACGTTGTCTATGATTGGACAGATTAGGTATAAGCACCTTCATTCTAACGCCATACTAAATCTACACTGTGCACCTAATCTCATAAACACTGTTCTAGGGAAGTATACAGTCAAGTATGTGAACCCTTTGGAATCTTCTGGTGTTGTGTATTACTTGGTCATAGAGAGTCTCAGCTACTGATCagccattaacacacacacacacacacgttttcttGACACTTGATTTTTGGTGTTCAGTGTTGCTGCATCATGAACAGATATGTTCGCCAGTTCTAACTGCACTTTCCACTgaatttcagccctgccaccaaaggacctgctgagatcatttcatgGATCCTCGCATTAACACAAGGGAGAGTGTTGATGAGCACAAGGTTTGAGATCATTCTGAATTTaatgagttagaatagcagactggatgctttaaaaggaggataATGCTTGAAATGCTTCAAAAAGtgcagggattggactgctgaggaatggggtaaagtcattttctctgatgaagcccctttccaatTGTTTGTTCAATCTGAAAAGatgattgtccagagaagaaaaagtgagtgctaccatcagtctcgtgccaacagtgaAGCATCCTGAGACGATTCATATGTGGGGCTGCCTCTCATCCAAcctcaataaaaaaagacacttacgcCAGAATGCcgtttattgacttcagctcagcattcaatactgtcatcccccagaagctggtaaggaagttggacctccactctgcagctggatcttggacttcctaacagacaggcccgagtctgtgtctataggaaataacacctccaaggtcctcagcctgagcacaggttcccctcacggatgctgctcagcccactcctgttcactctgctgacacacgactgtgctgcgcGGTACAGTTCAAACCACATCATCTGgttcgcagatgacacaacagtagtggggctcatcaccaacaacaatgagtctgcctacagagaggagatgaaacatctggtggattggtgccagagcaacaacctgactgtCAACAACCTTGACGCCAGGTAGCTCAGGGGCAATATCACCGGTCTCCGGTCTCGCAGTCCGTGGGCgtgaggtttgaatcccgggCACGGtctggcgttttttttttaggggcagtggtggcctagtggttaaggaagcggccccgtaatcagatggttgctggttcgaatcccgatctgccaaggtgccactgaggtgccactgagcaaagcaccgtccccacacactgctccccgggcgcctgtcatgggtgcccactgctcactcagggtgatgggttaaatgcagaggacaaatttcactgtgtgcaccgtgtgctgtgctgctgtgtatcacgtgtgacaatcacttcactttcaatgtcaacaggaccaaagagatggtggtCAACcaactgtccccaccccactgcgttcactgtgtgcaccgtgtgctgtgctgctgtgtatcacgtgtgacaatcacttcactttcaatgtcaacaggaccaaagagatggtggtCAACcaactgtccccaccccactgcacatcgatggatctgtTGTTGAGATCGTCAGATGCGTGaggttcctgggtgtgcacatgacagacgacctctcctggagcctcaacaccacctccacaaccaagaaagcccagcaacgtctacacttcctcaggaagctgaagaaggccaacctccctcctccaaTCCTCACATCATTCTACCAAGGtaccattgagagtgttctctgctgctacatcactgtctggtacgggagctgcactgtcgctgagcagaaggccctgcagcggatagtgaagacagcagagcgcatcatcgtggttccacttccacccatctctcagCTCTACGGGAAACACCTCGTCTGTCGAGATCAGAACATAATGAAgaactctcaccacccctcacatgccctgttctcgctcctaccatctggcagaCTGTtacgcagcatcagaactgtaactgccagatactgcaggagcttcttcccccaagcagtcagaggtctgactgccatcaccagaacactggtGAACAACAATACACATTAAACACCTTCTaacattctgctcattttacacatctcaattcattttgcacatgttcgTCTTTTCTTGTGTGTCccgtttgaaatatccaacatgtcCACTCacaagcatcttacatgatgttgtccagtttgtcctgttcattgtacttTTAAAGTCCAGTACAGtattagttagtatagtttagtttagtgtgtatgtacatatatttttttctttcttttagaattgcactatgggggttctgtgtgaaacagcatataccaatcttgaatcttgaaactaaaaccactttttttcctgtttgtagCTCTTTAGCTCTTCAGACTCTTTTGTGTGATGATTCCCGTCTGGGGTTAAAAGGCTCAAACTCTGATATTTCAGTGTTTAGTCAATATAGTCATTCTAGCCCATTAAATGGACTCCTAAattttaagctttttaaaacgTCATGAGCTCAGGGTTCACATTGTGACTGATGTTTTCATTATGGTTAAAATTCTCTAAAGATCTGTGGATCTTTAGTCACAGGAGACCAgctccatatttttttttttacacgaaGATACAACCATGTTTTATATTTGAATTGATCAAGGGTTTCacatactttttactttgactGCATGTGTTAACATATGTATTTGATTCTGATTTGAATGCAGtttaaagaacatttacaaGTTTAGATATTCTACATGCCTTTAAAAACGAGACTTTACTCACAGTTGGCCTCATGCATGTCCCTCTCCTAATAATTTCcctaaaaacaaacattttcaatattttttttttgtgtaaaagtaAATCATCAACCACATGCACAGTCACAGTCACGCATGTCGCCATACACCCAGTGTCCACCTGCCACCCGATTACATGTCCCAGTGTCACCCACCCGCGCGGGCAGCACGCGTCGCGCGCGCACGGGCGCGTCGGCGCTTCGTGACGTCCCCCGTCGTCGTCGTGTCCGCAGTTGGGGGTGAACTCTCTCCCTGGTGGGAAGATATGTGAATACaacactttcttcttttttttttgtccgcgTGTTTCGTGTGACGGGGCTGCTTACCCGCGGGAAGCTTCCCGTACGTCTGCTCGCACGACACGCATCTGTCCGTGTGCCAGTACGTGGTCAGATCCTCGCACCGCTCCGAGTGCGGGGTCCGCCTGTCCTCCATGTCCTGCTGTCCCGCCGGCAGACAGTCGCTCCGCGGCGCGTCGTGGACGTTTTTCCCCCTGGTCACGTGGCTTCTCGGCGTCACGGaggaactttttctttttctctccagcGGGGCAGACGCAGCATCACACGTGTCAGACGGTACATGGTGACACGACacgacgtttctccggaacctggtgatgaacatgaagtgtgtgtgtgtgtgtgtgtgtgtgtgtgtgtgtgtgtgttagaccagattggaaagtccctgagtgttcaggtgtatgatggcctgtgggatgaatcTGCCAGTGAGGGGACCTTTTTTCCAGAAGGCAGGAGGATGAAGTACATGTAAGGGGTGTGCAGAGTCGTTCACATGGGCCGACCGGTCTTCTTTACGTGGATTAAGTgtactggtggcctagtgggtaaggaaacagacccgcaGTCAGAAGGTAATCCAATCCGGAACCGccactgcacactaagggtgatggtgttGTGTCAGCTGAACATTGTGTCCAGGATGCGTCTGGAGATCCCATCCATTCACTCCTCAGCTGCCCCCAATGTAGGTGGAATGATGGGAGTTAGAGATCCATGTGCATTCATTAGGTTAGTTCTCTGCAAGCGGCAATTAAATTGGTACTGCAGTCTGATCTTGGCTTGGCATGGCCACCAGAGAGCACCGATGAGACTAGAGGGCGCAAAAAGTACAGgcattggactgctgaggactggggtaacaCCATGTTCTCTGATGAAACTCCTTTCATTTGTTTGGAGTGTCTGGAAAAacgattgtccggagaagaaaaggtgagtgccaccatcagtcctgtctcgtgccaacagtaaagccgTAAAGCCACACAGACTGAAAAACCGTTGGAGAGCACTGATGAGACCAGAGGTGTCCAAAGGGGGTGGCCAGGCAGGGGCAGAGAGTATATAAGGGATGGCCCAGCACGTACCAGCATGAATATAAAGGACGAGGGTGAATGCAGTCAGAACGCTGCTTTTTATCTTCTTCTGTTcgtggcgccccctggatggatggcgcccttagcatttgcctatattgcctatgccgCAGAGTGGCTCTGTGCCGGGCCCACTGCTTGCTATACACATGACCTCCAACTGGCCAAGGACCAACTACATCTAAGCCCAGAaaggagtttgcatgctctcctcgCGTTGGCACAGGATTCTTGTCTGAATTGTccgtgaccctgagtaggaTTAAGCAGTTatagaaagtgagtgagtgaggaagTGAGTCTTTTCTTCATTAGTCTCGTTGACTGAG
This genomic stretch from Denticeps clupeoides chromosome 5, fDenClu1.1, whole genome shotgun sequence harbors:
- the igflr1 gene encoding IGF-like family receptor 1 isoform X2 → MFITRFRRNVVSCHHVPSDTCDAASAPLERKRKSSSVTPRSHVTRGKNVHDAPRSDCLPAGQQDMEDRRTPHSERCEDLTTYWHTDRCVSCEQTYGKLPAGREFTPNCGHDDDGGRHEAPTRPCARDACCPRGEIIRRGTCMRPTPTSAIMPTSAIMPTSAKLVTSVPVPPDTTMSVYPHIAWRTSTVILILILSLCLCFIFIKKKRSDNFWRAGRKYVVAFKPRLRSEKDLPFDRQSSSSLSAVICSESGIQPQSDSKGFNDVMASAVQEAPLQMLLNNLDVLEELFILLDPDSKGVKSTRHLATRCDFSSTWINYIYSMKDSKSPLVAVLEAVATRSPEWTVGHLAKQLREMNRNDAVAVLGKLSVSREAEAGNSGQKAGC
- the igflr1 gene encoding IGF-like family receptor 1 isoform X1 yields the protein MFITRFRRNVVSCHHVPSDTCDAASAPLERKRKSSSVTPRSHVTRGKNVHDAPRSDCLPAGQQDMEDRRTPHSERCEDLTTYWHTDRCVSCEQTYGKLPAGREFTPNCGHDDDGGRHEAPTRPCARDACCPRGEIIRRGTCMRPTVSKVSFLKPTSAIMPTSAIMPTSAKLVTSVPVPPDTTMSVYPHIAWRTSTVILILILSLCLCFIFIKKKRSDNFWRAGRKYVVAFKPRLRSEKDLPFDRQSSSSLSAVICSESGIQPQSDSKGFNDVMASAVQEAPLQMLLNNLDVLEELFILLDPDSKGVKSTRHLATRCDFSSTWINYIYSMKDSKSPLVAVLEAVATRSPEWTVGHLAKQLREMNRNDAVAVLGKLSVSREAEAGNSGQKAGC